One Weissella coleopterorum DNA segment encodes these proteins:
- a CDS encoding sensor histidine kinase, translated as MIDKITNNGFFNRIHQVRKAMSTQMKVTILMAVGFTIVFGAVGTFIDRQFREVVYSNPIMRVKQPFDTNQANLLNNGENVVSNTYLKSEKLFIPKEDRVYIKYFNQGWYMFYKHGTMVSYQNISIEHDMVERFSSRLLLIMGTSEVLLLLMAFILARANMIPITRALRQQRRFVADAAHEFKTPMTVIQNKLETMLEHPNDSVMDQVENVANSLTEVRHLNKLTADMLKLAQADAEVVMFDFQPTDLVKISKEVSEILEVQFNEKQQILNLEMPDELIIEGDAQRLRQLILNLVDNAHKYTDSKTVITVQLRKLRNIARIKIIDNGEGISTEDKKHLFDRFYRVDKSRSRASGGHGLGLSIVQWIVEGHGGKISVEDTVPHGTTFDIVLPLRHRKQPDK; from the coding sequence ATGATCGACAAAATTACCAATAACGGCTTCTTTAATCGAATTCATCAAGTACGAAAAGCGATGTCAACGCAAATGAAGGTCACTATTTTAATGGCTGTTGGGTTTACGATTGTATTTGGTGCGGTCGGAACTTTTATTGATCGACAATTTAGAGAGGTTGTTTATAGTAATCCAATTATGCGTGTAAAACAGCCATTTGATACGAATCAAGCTAACTTACTAAATAATGGTGAGAATGTCGTTAGCAATACTTATTTGAAAAGTGAAAAATTGTTTATCCCAAAGGAAGATCGAGTTTATATTAAATATTTTAATCAAGGTTGGTACATGTTTTATAAACATGGAACGATGGTATCCTATCAAAATATAAGTATTGAACATGATATGGTTGAACGTTTTTCAAGTCGTCTCCTGCTAATAATGGGGACCTCTGAAGTATTGTTATTATTGATGGCCTTTATTTTAGCTCGTGCTAATATGATCCCAATTACGCGAGCTTTACGACAACAACGCAGATTTGTAGCTGATGCGGCGCATGAGTTTAAAACGCCGATGACAGTTATTCAAAATAAACTTGAAACAATGTTAGAACATCCGAATGATTCGGTTATGGATCAAGTCGAAAATGTTGCAAACTCTCTAACGGAAGTTCGACATTTGAACAAATTAACAGCTGATATGTTGAAGCTAGCACAGGCGGATGCTGAAGTTGTAATGTTTGATTTCCAACCGACAGATTTAGTGAAAATTAGTAAGGAAGTCAGTGAAATATTAGAAGTTCAATTTAATGAAAAACAACAAATATTAAATCTTGAGATGCCTGACGAACTAATTATTGAGGGAGATGCTCAACGGTTACGACAATTAATTTTAAATTTAGTTGATAATGCGCATAAATATACGGATTCAAAAACGGTTATTACCGTCCAACTAAGGAAATTACGCAATATTGCGCGTATTAAGATTATTGACAATGGCGAAGGAATTTCCACGGAAGATAAAAAACATCTATTTGATCGATTTTATCGAGTAGATAAATCGCGTTCTCGAGCCAGTGGTGGTCATGGATTAGGACTGTCAATTGTGCAATGGATTGTGGAGGGGCATGGTGGTAAAATTAGTGTCGAAGATACAGTTCCACATGGAACAACTTTTGATATTGTTTTACCATTAAGACATCGAAAACAACCGGATAAGTAA
- a CDS encoding response regulator transcription factor: MGTKSVKILIIEDDKALSETIKTTVETIGETTQIYDGQEGLFEILAGIYDLVILDVMLPEMDGFTVLKRAREELPKLPILMLTAKDNLEDKMHGFNLGADEYITKPFYKEELLIRAKTLLRHVGLIGDEGALQVGNVEISIDKHQVMVNDELVNVQGREFGLLVYLIQHQDQIVTKDQIFDRLWGFDSETSLTVVEVYMSNLRKNLRVAGANLQIKTLRNVGYTLNVINEDTL; the protein is encoded by the coding sequence ATGGGGACTAAATCAGTAAAAATTTTAATTATCGAAGATGATAAAGCTTTAAGTGAAACGATTAAAACAACGGTGGAGACAATTGGTGAAACGACGCAAATTTATGACGGACAAGAAGGTCTATTTGAAATTTTAGCTGGAATTTATGATTTGGTGATTTTAGATGTCATGTTGCCTGAAATGGATGGATTTACCGTCTTAAAGCGGGCACGGGAAGAATTACCGAAGCTACCAATTTTGATGTTAACGGCTAAAGATAATTTAGAAGATAAAATGCATGGATTTAATTTAGGGGCTGATGAATATATTACTAAGCCTTTCTATAAAGAAGAACTGTTAATTCGAGCTAAAACATTATTAAGACACGTCGGCTTAATCGGGGATGAAGGCGCCTTGCAAGTTGGAAACGTAGAGATTAGTATCGATAAGCATCAAGTGATGGTAAATGACGAACTGGTAAATGTTCAAGGTCGAGAATTCGGATTGTTAGTATACTTAATCCAACATCAGGACCAGATTGTGACTAAAGATCAAATTTTTGATCGGCTATGGGGATTTGATTCTGAAACCTCTCTTACGGTTGTTGAAGTCTACATGTCGAATTTACGTAAAAATTTACGGGTAGCTGGGGCCAATTTACAGATCAAAACTTTACGGAATGTTGGCTACACATTAAATGTGATCAATGAGGACACTTTATGA
- a CDS encoding YdbC family protein, giving the protein MKTEKWLLIESRIIQMAERGKLKFEIIEKFGILSTSKSGWNLELNLVQWGDNQPKFDLRSWSVDHTKMGKGVGLTHDELTQLQQISQKILGAENQNITTHFAQLPEDDGFGPDADFENDRPKVTRLSD; this is encoded by the coding sequence ATGAAAACTGAAAAGTGGTTATTAATTGAAAGTAGGATAATACAAATGGCAGAACGTGGTAAATTAAAATTTGAGATTATTGAAAAATTTGGAATTCTTTCAACGAGTAAATCTGGTTGGAACTTAGAGTTGAATTTAGTGCAGTGGGGTGATAACCAACCTAAATTTGATCTCCGTTCTTGGAGTGTCGATCATACCAAAATGGGGAAAGGCGTTGGGTTGACACATGATGAATTAACCCAGTTACAGCAAATTTCGCAAAAGATTTTGGGTGCTGAGAATCAAAATATAACTACTCATTTTGCTCAACTACCAGAAGATGATGGTTTTGGACCCGATGCTGATTTTGAAAATGATCGCCCCAAAGTAACCAGGTTAAGTGACTAA
- a CDS encoding asparaginase, whose product MNKKYLVITTGGTIASAATEKGLAPNMAADELIAFFQPGPEVELAVLDLMAKDSTNMQPEDWLLIAQSIQEQAEKYDGFIITHGTDTMAYTASALSYLLYGFNKPVVLTGSQIPLGMQYTDAESNLQDALLFINDTKLKGVFIVFNGLAMVGTRAVKTKTQSYDAFESINYPYVARMMHGKVNQLYQPEPETLPLQTGTLALDTNIFMLKAFPGMTVDIFDYLKTHAHGVIIESFGNGGLPFERRNLLPGIQSLTDAGIPVVITTQILEEGQDISLYEVGQRVVEAGGITAGDMNTEAIVAKLMWVLAYTDDIDEITKLLQTSVAHDMGFV is encoded by the coding sequence ATGAATAAAAAATATTTGGTAATTACAACAGGTGGTACGATTGCTTCAGCGGCCACAGAAAAAGGCTTGGCCCCCAACATGGCGGCTGATGAGTTAATTGCCTTTTTCCAACCCGGACCGGAGGTTGAATTGGCCGTTTTAGATTTAATGGCAAAGGATTCAACGAATATGCAGCCAGAAGATTGGTTATTAATAGCCCAGTCCATTCAAGAGCAAGCTGAAAAATATGATGGCTTTATTATTACACATGGGACGGATACAATGGCCTATACAGCATCTGCGCTATCTTATTTATTGTATGGTTTTAATAAGCCAGTGGTATTAACTGGTTCGCAAATTCCGTTAGGAATGCAATATACGGATGCTGAATCAAATTTGCAAGATGCGTTATTATTTATCAACGATACTAAGTTAAAAGGGGTCTTTATTGTCTTTAATGGGTTAGCAATGGTGGGAACTCGGGCGGTTAAGACTAAGACACAAAGCTATGATGCTTTTGAATCGATCAATTATCCTTATGTTGCTCGGATGATGCATGGCAAAGTTAATCAATTATACCAACCGGAACCAGAGACGTTGCCTTTACAAACTGGAACACTAGCTTTAGATACTAATATATTTATGTTAAAAGCATTTCCGGGGATGACGGTTGATATTTTTGATTACCTAAAAACCCATGCACATGGGGTGATTATTGAAAGTTTTGGGAATGGTGGCCTACCTTTTGAACGTCGTAATCTGTTACCAGGAATCCAAAGTTTGACGGACGCGGGGATTCCTGTGGTGATTACAACACAAATTTTAGAAGAGGGACAAGACATTTCATTATATGAGGTTGGTCAGCGTGTCGTGGAAGCTGGTGGAATCACTGCTGGTGATATGAATACCGAGGCAATTGTAGCCAAGTTGATGTGGGTTTTAGCCTATACCGATGATATTGATGAAATTACGAAATTACTACAAACATCTGTTGCACATGATATGGGCTTTGTATAA
- a CDS encoding phosphatidylglycerophosphatase A family protein has protein sequence MNLVENDTYQVVLGLFKTHGVTLHDIAELVQAGQIDYMPNLSMDEALDSVQHVLHKTEVQDAVMTGIALDDLAEADALPEPLATRIKTDHQTYGTDENMVMAILGVYGTISWTNFGFLDRTKPGVIGKLNDIQKKGGRVNTFIDDLVAAVAAAAEARIAHE, from the coding sequence ATGAATTTAGTTGAGAATGATACCTATCAAGTAGTGCTTGGCTTATTTAAGACACATGGTGTGACCTTGCACGATATTGCAGAGTTAGTGCAGGCAGGTCAAATTGACTATATGCCAAATTTATCAATGGATGAAGCCTTGGATAGTGTGCAACATGTTTTACATAAGACGGAAGTCCAAGATGCAGTAATGACGGGGATTGCCTTGGATGACTTAGCTGAGGCTGATGCTTTACCAGAACCATTGGCCACCAGAATTAAAACTGATCACCAAACTTATGGAACAGATGAAAATATGGTGATGGCGATTTTAGGGGTCTATGGTACGATTTCATGGACTAATTTTGGCTTTTTGGATCGCACCAAACCCGGTGTGATTGGTAAATTGAATGATATTCAAAAAAAGGGTGGTCGGGTCAATACGTTTATTGATGATTTGGTAGCGGCAGTGGCTGCAGCAGCGGAGGCAAGAATAGCACATGAATAA
- a CDS encoding MIP/aquaporin family protein, producing the protein MRKYIAEFVGTMILVVFGTGSVIFGGTSFGPMPIALAFGFAVIVGAYAFGAISGAHFNPAISLGMAINKRITWRDFLGYIVAQILGAFVGSGIVVSLMSALSATKSQMVMTGLGATNFQSPITIFGATWIEFILTFIFVLAIMAITAPKNELGQQFAPIAIGLTLTGLIVLGVGLTGAGLNPARSLAPAVVLAFMGSASALTNMAAYIIGPLAGGALAAVVAKYLLKTEN; encoded by the coding sequence ATGCGTAAATATATTGCAGAATTCGTTGGAACAATGATTCTGGTTGTTTTTGGTACAGGTAGTGTTATCTTTGGGGGAACTTCATTTGGACCAATGCCAATTGCCTTAGCATTTGGTTTTGCCGTAATCGTTGGTGCTTATGCCTTTGGAGCCATTTCAGGGGCGCACTTTAATCCTGCAATTTCTTTGGGGATGGCAATTAATAAGCGAATTACTTGGCGTGATTTTCTTGGTTACATTGTAGCGCAAATTCTAGGAGCTTTCGTTGGTTCAGGGATCGTCGTTTCATTGATGTCAGCTTTGAGTGCCACTAAGAGTCAAATGGTTATGACAGGTTTGGGTGCTACTAATTTCCAATCACCAATTACCATTTTTGGTGCAACTTGGATCGAATTTATTTTGACATTTATCTTTGTTTTGGCAATTATGGCTATCACTGCACCTAAGAATGAATTGGGACAACAATTTGCGCCTATCGCAATTGGATTGACTTTGACTGGTTTGATTGTATTGGGTGTTGGCTTGACCGGAGCAGGATTAAACCCAGCCCGTTCATTGGCACCTGCTGTGGTTTTGGCCTTCATGGGAAGCGCTTCAGCCTTGACTAACATGGCAGCTTATATCATTGGCCCATTGGCTGGTGGAGCATTGGCTGCTGTGGTTGCTAAGTACTTGTTAAAGACTGAAAACTAA